A single window of Lysobacter oculi DNA harbors:
- a CDS encoding NUDIX hydrolase, whose translation MPYTPIIGTLGYILSPDRSQVLMVHRNARADDEHLGKYNGLGGKLEADEDVMAGMVREIREEAGIECTALELRGTVSWPGFGKHGEDWLGFVFLITAFEGEPYAENPEGPLEWVPLERLHELPMWEGDRYFLPLVFDGDARPFHGVMPYKDGRPVRWSFSRL comes from the coding sequence ATGCCCTACACCCCGATCATCGGCACCCTCGGCTACATCCTCTCGCCCGACCGCAGCCAGGTGTTGATGGTGCATCGGAACGCGCGCGCGGATGACGAACACCTCGGCAAGTACAACGGCCTCGGCGGAAAACTCGAAGCCGACGAGGACGTGATGGCCGGCATGGTCCGCGAGATCCGCGAGGAAGCCGGCATCGAATGCACCGCGCTCGAGCTGCGCGGCACGGTCAGCTGGCCCGGCTTCGGCAAGCACGGCGAGGACTGGCTCGGCTTCGTCTTCCTGATCACCGCCTTTGAAGGCGAGCCCTACGCGGAAAACCCCGAAGGCCCGCTGGAATGGGTGCCGCTGGAGCGTCTGCACGAACTGCCGATGTGGGAAGGCGACCGCTATTTCCTGCCGCTGGTATTCGATGGCGATGCACGGCCGTTCCACGGCGTGATGCCGTACAAGGACGGCCGCCCGGTGCGCTGGAGCTTCAGCCGGCTCTGA